A single genomic interval of Sebastes umbrosus isolate fSebUmb1 chromosome 9, fSebUmb1.pri, whole genome shotgun sequence harbors:
- the mif gene encoding macrophage migration inhibitory factor produces MPMFVVNTNVAKSDVPAALLSEATEELAKAMGKPAQYIAVHINPDQMMMFGGKGDPCALCSIHSIGKIGGAQNKQYAKLLCGLLNKHLGVSPDRIYINFIDMDAANVAWNNTTFG; encoded by the exons ATGCCGATGTTTGTTGTGAACACCAACGTGGCCAAAAGTGACGTACCGGCGGCTCTGCTGTCCGAGGCCACCGAGGAGCTGGCCAAAGCGATGGGCAAACCTGCACAG TACATCGCAGTGCATATCAACCCTGACCAAATGATGATGTTTGGAGGAAAGGGAGACCCCTGCGCACTCTGCTCCATCCACAGTATTGGCAAGATCGGCGGTGCTCAGAACAAGCAATACGCTAAACTCCTGTGTGGACTGCTCAACAAACACCTGGGCGTCTCTCCTGACAg GATTTACATTAACTTTATAGACATGGATGCAGCCAATGTGGCCTGGAACAACACTACCTTTGGCTGA